A window of the Gammaproteobacteria bacterium genome harbors these coding sequences:
- a CDS encoding phosphoglycerate dehydrogenase, which produces MRIVVAELIADAGLEMLATCAEVDVAAGADHEELTRRLRGADALIVRSATQVDAEMIGAASKLRVIGRAGIGVDNIDLEAATRAGVLVVNTPQANTVSAAEHTMALLLAQARNVAQADAALRSGSWDRKRFRGVELHGKTLGIIGLGNIGTLVAKRAAAFGMRLIGYDPYVLPARASRVGVELFTDLAELCAEADFITVHLPRTRETEGLIDADLFARMRDGVRIVNTSRGGIVDEEALADAVRSGKVAGAALDVYASEPLRDSPLFELPQVVLTPHLGASTREAQDRAGIDVAQAVVAALNGELVLSAVNVDLGQDISEEVRRFLGVAEHLGKVFVALAGGLPRVLTIRAEGRLGEYPIRPLRFGVLKGVLAGSSDAPVSYVNAPSMAADRGVKVEEESSEEAHGYQSVFRVSGVVAGRTVSVAGTVGRGPLIAGILGFALELPLANHLLIIRNQDIPGMIGRIGTFLGELDINIADMVLGRSQDQPGIALMALSVDRSMSDAELDGLRAMRGVGEAVAVELDLR; this is translated from the coding sequence GTGAGAATCGTCGTTGCAGAGCTCATAGCGGATGCAGGGTTAGAGATGCTGGCCACCTGCGCCGAGGTAGATGTGGCCGCTGGGGCGGATCACGAGGAGCTCACACGACGGCTCCGAGGAGCAGACGCTCTCATTGTTCGCTCCGCCACTCAGGTCGATGCGGAGATGATCGGTGCAGCTTCGAAGCTGAGGGTCATCGGCCGCGCAGGGATCGGCGTGGACAATATCGATCTGGAAGCTGCAACCCGGGCGGGCGTTCTCGTCGTCAACACGCCCCAGGCGAACACCGTATCGGCTGCCGAGCACACGATGGCACTTCTGCTGGCCCAGGCGCGCAACGTCGCCCAGGCGGATGCTGCGCTGCGAAGCGGGTCATGGGACCGAAAGCGATTTCGCGGCGTCGAGCTGCACGGCAAGACGCTCGGCATCATCGGACTGGGCAACATCGGGACGCTGGTCGCCAAGAGGGCGGCGGCGTTCGGGATGCGCCTCATCGGGTATGACCCTTACGTGCTGCCCGCCAGAGCATCCCGTGTAGGTGTCGAACTCTTCACCGATCTGGCAGAACTGTGTGCCGAAGCCGACTTCATCACGGTGCATCTCCCCCGGACGAGGGAGACGGAGGGACTGATCGACGCCGACCTCTTCGCGCGTATGCGGGACGGCGTGCGGATCGTCAACACGTCTCGTGGGGGAATCGTCGACGAAGAGGCACTGGCTGACGCGGTGAGATCGGGCAAGGTCGCCGGTGCCGCCCTCGACGTGTACGCGTCGGAACCGCTCCGCGACAGCCCCTTGTTCGAGCTGCCTCAGGTCGTACTCACACCGCATCTCGGAGCTTCGACGCGTGAAGCCCAGGATCGCGCGGGCATCGATGTCGCCCAAGCGGTTGTGGCCGCGCTCAACGGTGAACTCGTACTCTCGGCGGTCAATGTTGATCTCGGTCAAGACATCTCGGAGGAAGTGCGACGTTTCCTGGGAGTCGCCGAGCATCTCGGCAAGGTGTTCGTGGCGCTCGCCGGCGGCCTTCCGCGCGTCCTCACGATACGTGCCGAAGGGCGTCTTGGAGAGTACCCGATTCGACCCCTGCGTTTCGGGGTGCTCAAAGGAGTACTCGCCGGGAGCAGCGACGCGCCGGTCTCCTATGTCAACGCGCCCTCGATGGCGGCGGATCGCGGCGTCAAGGTGGAGGAGGAATCTTCTGAAGAGGCCCACGGGTATCAATCCGTGTTTCGGGTTTCGGGGGTGGTGGCCGGTCGTACCGTCTCGGTCGCCGGCACGGTCGGTCGTGGTCCGCTCATCGCCGGGATACTGGGGTTCGCCCTCGAGCTTCCGCTGGCAAACCACCTGCTGATCATCCGCAACCAGGACATCCCGGGAATGATCGGCAGGATCGGCACCTTCCTCGGAGAACTCGACATCAACATCGCCGACATGGTCTTGGGACGATCGCAAGATCAGCCGGGGATCGCATTGATGGCGCTGAGTGTCGACCGCAGCATGTCGGATGCGGAACTGGACGGCTTGCGGGCCATGAGGGGTGTAGGAGAGGCGGTCGCTGTCGAGCTGGACCTGCGGTGA
- a CDS encoding nitroreductase family deazaflavin-dependent oxidoreductase, with product MNLDRSPSGLLRALCRFPILIYRARLGWLLGGRFLMLTHIGRKSGLRRYVVLEVVKHEPGQWFVAAAYGEHADWFRNVRAHPEVVVDHRGHRTPAIAQVLPVEEGAEVLADYARRHPRAARQLGRLMDVPFDPAGDPVATAQKIPIVRLTAAESVS from the coding sequence GTGAACCTGGATCGATCGCCGTCCGGACTTCTGCGAGCCCTCTGCCGTTTTCCGATTCTCATCTACCGGGCGAGGCTCGGTTGGCTGCTGGGTGGCCGTTTTCTCATGCTGACCCATATCGGCCGCAAATCCGGGCTTCGCCGGTATGTCGTGCTCGAGGTCGTCAAGCACGAGCCCGGGCAGTGGTTCGTGGCGGCTGCCTACGGGGAGCACGCCGACTGGTTTCGCAACGTGCGCGCGCACCCGGAGGTGGTTGTCGACCATCGCGGACACAGGACTCCCGCAATCGCGCAGGTGCTGCCCGTGGAGGAAGGGGCCGAGGTGCTGGCCGACTATGCGCGTCGACATCCCCGAGCGGCCCGACAGCTCGGCAGGCTCATGGACGTGCCGTTCGACCCCGCTGGTGACCCCGTCGCGACAGCGCAGAAGATCCCCATCGTTCGTCTGACCGCCGCCGAGTCCGTCTCCTGA
- a CDS encoding phosphatidylglycerophosphatase A → MHRIVASWFGSGLILRRLRGSDAGSGTVASTVALVVALLLHPLGWGVQLAAALAVTALSLWAARPFAEGDPGWVVVDEAAGMLWATIGIGGWAAVIAFVVFRIADITKRFPGVSEAERLHGALGVTADDVVAGLYGLAAGWAFFILLA, encoded by the coding sequence ATGCATCGAATCGTCGCATCCTGGTTCGGCTCCGGGCTCATACTCAGACGCCTACGCGGTTCCGATGCAGGTTCGGGAACGGTCGCGTCGACAGTCGCTCTGGTCGTTGCCCTTCTCCTACACCCCCTCGGATGGGGTGTGCAACTCGCAGCGGCGCTGGCCGTCACCGCGCTCTCCCTGTGGGCTGCCCGCCCGTTTGCCGAAGGCGACCCTGGATGGGTTGTCGTCGATGAGGCGGCAGGCATGCTGTGGGCGACGATCGGCATCGGAGGATGGGCGGCAGTCATCGCGTTCGTCGTGTTCCGCATCGCGGACATCACCAAACGCTTCCCTGGCGTGTCCGAAGCCGAACGCCTGCACGGCGCTCTAGGAGTCACCGCAGACGATGTTGTCGCGGGCCTCTACGGGCTGGCCGCCGGATGGGCGTTCTTCATCCTTCTGGCTTGA
- a CDS encoding branched-chain amino acid transaminase, which produces MDTSRFVWMDGELVPWEKATVHVLVHALHYGTGVFEGIRAYETSGGTAVFRHREHMERLHSSARAYGLELEWTVDELMEAARLVVRENELESAYIRPLVYLGAGSLGLNPTGVPTRTAIAAWRWGAYLGEEGLRRGIRVRVSSWRRLDHQAFVLNAKGTGGYVNSVLAKREAVRDGYDEAILLNMRGFVAEGSGENLFLVRRGEVKTPPVSAGILDGITRATVMQLLRDDGYDVTEMEVTRSDLYNAEELFFTGTAAEVTPIRELDGRSVGTGERGPVSKRAQDLFKDAVTGKLEQYRHWLDFV; this is translated from the coding sequence ATGGATACGTCACGGTTTGTCTGGATGGACGGCGAGCTTGTTCCATGGGAGAAGGCCACCGTCCATGTTCTTGTTCACGCACTGCACTACGGCACCGGGGTCTTCGAAGGCATTCGCGCCTACGAGACCTCTGGCGGTACCGCCGTGTTCCGCCATAGGGAGCACATGGAGCGTCTGCACAGCTCGGCACGGGCCTACGGTCTCGAGTTGGAGTGGACGGTCGATGAGCTGATGGAAGCCGCACGGCTGGTGGTCAGAGAGAACGAGCTCGAGTCTGCCTACATCCGTCCGCTCGTCTACCTGGGGGCAGGGTCGCTCGGTCTCAACCCGACCGGGGTTCCGACCCGCACCGCGATTGCCGCATGGCGCTGGGGTGCCTACCTCGGAGAGGAGGGGCTGCGGCGGGGCATTCGTGTGCGGGTGTCGTCGTGGCGGCGGCTCGATCATCAGGCGTTCGTTCTGAACGCGAAGGGAACTGGAGGCTACGTCAACAGCGTGCTCGCGAAACGTGAGGCGGTTCGTGACGGGTACGACGAAGCCATCCTGCTCAACATGCGCGGTTTCGTGGCGGAGGGCTCCGGAGAGAACCTCTTCCTGGTGCGCCGCGGAGAAGTGAAGACACCGCCGGTCTCCGCCGGGATCCTCGACGGGATTACACGCGCAACGGTGATGCAGCTCCTCCGTGACGACGGGTACGACGTCACGGAGATGGAGGTCACGAGAAGCGACCTCTACAACGCAGAGGAACTGTTCTTCACCGGAACGGCCGCGGAGGTAACGCCGATTCGCGAACTCGACGGCCGGTCGGTGGGTACCGGTGAGCGCGGTCCTGTTTCGAAGCGGGCACAGGATCTGTTCAAAGATGCCGTCACCGGCAAGCTCGAACAGTACCGCCACTGGCTGGACTTCGTGTAG